In Kutzneria kofuensis, the DNA window ACCAGCAGCGTCGCCACCAATCCTGTGGTCGCCGCGTCGTCCGGCAGCGACCCGTCCGCCTCCGCCACCTCGCTGTCCGGCGCCGGGCCCGCCACGCAGAAGCCCACCGTCCACTCGCCCTCGGTCGCCACCACCACCGTCGCCGTGGCTTCCTCCACGAGTTCCCGCATCGCCGCCGTGTTGTCCAGTCCGGCCAGCACGTCCTCCGGCAGCAGGTCCCGGTAGGCCGTGCGCCACGTGTCGCGCTGGATTCGGGCGATCTCCTCGGCGTCGGTGAGGACGGCGGGACGAACAGACGCTTCAGCCACGCGGAGAACCTAGCGGGTGGTGAACAGGCCGTCATGAGGCCGCCTCCAACCACGAGAGCGCGAGGCCCCGCCGATGCCTGGACCGTCGCCGGATTTCGCCCGCCGCCACGCAACGCGCCCCACCGCGCAAGCCGACGCGGCGGGCTAAATCCGGCTAGGGAAGGCATCGGCCCCGAAGGGGCCGAGCCCCGCGCGGCACGCGCGGCATGAGAACTGTCAGGGGTGGGTGGCAGCATCTTGTGCGTGCTCAAGATGTCCTCCATGGCGGCCCGTCGGACCGCCCTTGCCGCGCAGGGGTTCGCCCAGGCGCGGCCGTCCGGCGCGGTGACCAGGCGACACCTGCAGGGGGTGCTGGCCCGGACCCAGGTGCTGCAGCTGGATTCGGTGAACGTGGCGGTGCGTGCCCACTACGCCCCGTTGTTCAGCAGGCTCGGCAACTACCCGGTGGAGCTGCTGGACGAGGCGGCGTGGTCGCACAGCGCGAGGCGGCCGAGGCTGCTGGTGGAGTACTGGGCGCACGTGGCGTGCCTGATGCCGGTGTCGGACTGGCCGCTGCTGCGCTGGCGGATGCGAGCGCACAAGGAGCAGCCGAACGCGTACTGGCAGAGCGCGGGCGGGGAGCGGCTGGCGGAGGAGGTGCTGACGGCGGTGAAGGAGCTCGGCCCGATCACCGCGGGGGCGCTGGAGGACCAGCTGGGCCTGAAGGTGGAGCGCGAGCGGGGGCGCGGCGGCTGGTGGAACCGGTCGGACGTGAAGCGGACCTGCGAGTACCTGTTCGCGACGGGGGAGCTGACGACCGGCACGCGCCGGGGCTTCGAGCGCTACTACGACCTGACGGAGCGGGTGCTGCCGCCGGACGTGTTCTCGGCGCCGGAGGTGTCGCCGGAGGACGCGGCCCGGCAGCTGATCGCCAAGTCGGCGGTGGCGCTGGGCGTCGCCACGGAGCCCGACCTGCGCGACTACTACCGGCTCAAGCCGCAGTCGTCGCAGCAGGCCGTCGCCGAGCTGGTGGAGGATGGGGTGCTGGAGCCGGTCGCCGTGGAGGGCTGGCGGCACCAGGCGTATCGGCACGTCGACGCCCGCACGCCGCGCCGGGTGCAGGCCCGGGCGCTGCTCTGCCCGTTCGATCCGCTGATCTGGGAGCGGGACCGCACCGAGCGGCTGTTCGACTTCTTCTACCGCATCGAGATCTACGTGCCGGAGCCCAAGCGGATCCACGGCTACTACGTGTTCCCGTTCCTGCTCGGCGAGGATCTCGTAGCCCGTGTCGATCTCAAGGCCGACCGCGCCGCCGGCGTGCTGCGGGTGCCCGGCGCGTTCGCCGAGCTCGGCGTGGACCACGCGGAGGTGGCGCACGAGCTCGCCGAGGAGCTGCGGCTGATGGCCGACTGGCTGGGCCTGGACGGGGTGGTGGTCGGAAAGCGGGGTGATCTGGCCTCGCGCCTCGGGGCCCTGGTCTGACCCCGAACTGAATCGGGTGGAGTGCCCCGCGCCATCTGAAACTCGCAGTCCGGGCGTTCCCGTGTGACCAAGCGCGTACGGCTCTGGCGTATGGGAACGTTGCTGTGCAAGGATGTTCGTGTAGGGGGAGGGGAGACACAGCCTCGGGGTCGCCCACCTTTGACTGGACGGCCCCGAGGCTGTGGCTAACTCTCCGTGCACCCAGCGATCACGTCGGCCCGGGACCGCCTATCCCCTCTTCGGGCGGTCCCGGGCCGACGTGCGTGGTGCCCGTCTCCCCCTGACGGACACCTTCCCCAGGTCACCCCACGGCGGTCGTGATGACGGCGTTGCCGGAGCCGGTGCGGCCGCGAACCGTCAGCTTCGGCTCCTTGCCGGCGGGCGGCGTGCTGGACACGTCGAGTTCGCTGCGGGCCTGCCCGGCATGCGACACGAGGTCGACCATGGCGGCGGTGCCGGAGCGCACGGCCACCCGCAGCTCCCCGCTGCCGGTGACGAGCTCGATGGCGCCGCAGGCGGCGTCGGCCACGGTGATGTCACCGGTGCCGGTGCGCACCATGACGTCAGACTGCACGGCCCCCAGCCACACGTCGCCGGAGCCGGTGAACAGGGCGCTGCGCCCGCCCACGGACGAGACCTCGATGTCGCCGGAGCCGGACTTCACCCGAACCCCGCCCATCATCGGGCCGAGCCGCACGGCGGCGGAGCCGCTGTTCACGCTGGCGACGCCGTCGGCGCGGTCGACGCTGACGTCACCCGTGCCGCTGATGACGTTCAGCCGCCCGGCCGACCCGGTGGTGACCAGGGTCGCGGAGCCGCTCTTGGACTCCACGTGCGAGCCGTTGGGCGCCTCGACCACGATCGCCAGCGGCACGCCGCGCATCGGCAGCGGCTTGGGCGTGCGCACGACCAGCCGGCTGCCGGTCAGGTCGATGCGGGTCTGCCGCACGGCGTCGTCCGGCGAGCCCTCGGTCGGCGTGCCGAACTGGCCGCTGACCCAGTTGAGCAGCCCGGACAGGCCGGGAATCCACTGGTCGGAGGCGTCCTCGTCGTAGCGCACGGTGACCCGCACGCCCGGCCGCTCGGACAGCCGCACCTCGATCCGGCCGGCCCCGACGGCGACGTCGATCTCGATCGGACCGGTCGCCTCGAACTCTTCTTCCCGGACATGGCCCGTGTTGCCGGGCATGCTCTCGGTCACTGTCTCCACCCCTCAGCCCTCCACCCAGCCGCTGACGCGCGAGCCGCCGTGGCCGCCGCGCCCCCGATCCGGGCCCTGGTCGTTCCACCCCTGCCAGTTGCCGCGGCCTCCGCCGTGGCGACCCCAGTTCTGGTTCTCGTCCCACCACTGGCCACGGTTGCGGCCCCGGCCGCGCCCGCCGCGGTGCTGGTTGTTCAGCGCCCCCTGCACGGCCTGCGCCACGAAGGCGTTCAGCGACTGCCCCTGCGCGGAGGCGGCCTGCTCGGCCTTGGCCTTGAGCTCCTCCATCAGCCGGACCGTGATGCGGCTGATGTCGCCGGTCGGGTCGCCGACGAAGGCGGTCTCCTCGGCGGCGGGCTCGTCGGCTTCCGACGGCGCGGTGGTGGGCGTGACCACCACCTGCACGTCCCGGCCGTCCAGCCGCAGGCTGACGACGTGGTCGTCGAGCGACGCGGTGACCTCGGCGGCGAGGTCGGACAGCGCGTTCATGATGGCCAGCCGGGCGGCCGGCTCGAGCGCGGCGGACAGCACGGCTGCGGTGCGTCGGGTCTGGTCGTCCCCGGCTGCGGCGGCGGTCGTGAGGTCCTCGCGCAACGTTGCGATGTACGGCGTGAGATCCATGACGTCACTCTGACATCACTCGTGACGTCAGTCAAGGGTGATGACGTCATTGGTAGTGTCGCCATGATGTCACAGGCGTCGTCGTCTACGCTCGGGTGAACCGCCACCGGGGAGTAGGAGACAAGGCTCGTGACCGAGACGGTGCCGCTGAAGGTGCAGCTCATCGCCAAGACGGAGTTCTTCCCGCCGGCGGACGTGCCGTGGACGACCGACGAGGACGGCGGCCAGGCGCTGGCCGAGTTCGCCGGCCGCGCCTGCTACCAGTCCTGGTCCAAGCCGAACCCGGCGACCGCGACCAACGCCGGCTACATCCGGCACATCATCGAGATCGGCCACCTGTCCGTGCTGGAGCACGGCTCGGTCAGCTTCTACCTGAGCGGCCTGTCCCGCTCGCTGACCCACGAGCTGATCCGCCACCGGCACTTCTCGTACTCGCAGCTGTCCCAGCGCTACGTGCCCGAGCGCGACGCCGCGATGGTCGAGCCCGAGGTCATCGCCGACGACCCCGAGCTGCACGCCAAGTTCGTCGCCGCCGCCGAGGCCAGCGTCAAGGCCTACACCGAGCTGCTCGAGGGCCTGGAGAAGAAGTTCGCCGACGTGCCCAGCGGCACGCTGCGTCGCAAGCAGGCCCGCCAGGCGGCGCGTGCGGTGCTGCCCAACGCCACCGAGACCCGGATCGTCGTCACCGGCAACTACCGGGCCTGGCGGCACTTCATCGCCATGCGCGCCAGCGAGGCCGCCGACGTGGAGATCCGCGCGCTGGCCATCGAGTGCCTGCGCCAGCTCAAGAAGGCCGCGGCCAACGTGTTCGACGACTTCACCATCTCCGAGCTGCCCGACGGCACCGAGGTGGCGTCCAGCCCGTTCGTGACCGAGGGCTGAGCGATGGGTGTGGCGAGCGAGGAACGCCGGCTGATCTGCGAGGCGTTCGAGGACCTCGGCCCGGACGCGCCGACCCTGTGCGAGGGCTGGAACGCCCGCGACCTGGCCGCGCACCTGGCCGTGCGGGAACGCCGGCTGGACGCGTCGCCCGGCATCATGATCAAGGCGTTCGCCCCGCACACCCAGCGCGTGCAGGACGCCTACGCGGCCAAGCCGTGGCCGCAGCTGGTCGACCTGGTGCGCAGCGGGCCGCCGCGGCTGTCCCCGTTCGGCATCCCCGGCTTCGACGAGCTGGCCAACACCGTCGAGATGTTCGTGCACCTGGAGGACCTGCGGCGGGCCCAGCCCGACTGGGAGCCGCGGGCGCCCGAGCCGGTGCGCGACGCCGCGCTGTGGAAGATGCTGTCCCGCAGCAGCAAGCTCACCTTCCGCAACAGCCCGGTCGGCGTGATCCTGCGCCGCGCCAACGGCAGCGAGGTCGTGGCCAAGCGCGGCCCGAACACCGTCACCATCACCGGCGAGCCCGGTGAGCTGGTGCTGTTCCTGTCCGGACGGGACCAGGTGCGGCTGGAGTTCGACGGCGAGCAGTCGGCCGTCGCACGAGTCAAGGGCCTCAACCGAGGCATCTGACGGTGTCCGTGCGCCGCGTTCCGCGGCGGGCTCGGCCCCCTTTGAGCCGGCGCCTCGCCCTTGCCGGATTTTCGAGGCCCGCGTCGGCTCGGTGCTGGGGCGCGTCGGGCGGCGGACCTCAAAGATCCAGCAACCGGGCGAAGCACCGGCGGGGCCGAGCGTTCTCCGAGGTGGAGCGACACCGGCGGGGCCTCCCGGTCCAGCTCAAGGTGTGGACCGGGTAGCGTCTTGGCCATGACCGGGAGTTCCACCACAGCACCAGCACGGCCCTTCGGCCGGGTGCTCACCGCCATGATCACACCGTTCGACCGGGACGGCGCGCTCGACCTGGACAAAGCCCAGGAGCTGGCGAATCGGCTGGTGGACCGCGGGCATGACGGCATCGTGGTGAACGGCACCACCGGCGAGTCGCCGACCACGACCGAGAGCGAGAAGGCGGACGTGGTCCGCGCCGTGGTGGACGCGGTCGGCGACCGCGCGATCGTCGTCTCCGGCGCCGGCAGCTACGACACCGCGCACTCGGTGCGCCAGGTGCAGCTGATCGAGAAGGCCGGCGCGCAGGGCGTGCTGACCGTCACGCCGTACTACTCGCGGCCGCCGCAGGCCGGCGTCTACGCCCACTTCCGCGCCGTGGCCGACGCCACCGGGCTGCCGGTGATGCTCTACGACATCCCGCCGCGCACGATCGTGCCGATCGAGGTCGACACGCTGCGCCGGCTCGCCGAACACCCCAGGATCGTGGCCGTGAAGGACGCCAAGGGTGATCTGCTCGCCGGCAGCGAGGTGCTGGCCAGCACCGACCTCGCGTACTACTCCGGGGACGACCCGCTCAACCTGCCGTGGCTGACGCTCGGCGCGGCCGGCATGGTCAGCGTGATCGGGCACGTGGTCGGCAACCGGCTGCGGGCCATGGTGGACGCCGTCGACGCCGGCGACCTGGCCGCCGCCCGCGCCGTGCACAACGAGCTGCTGCCGCTGCACCGCGCCATGTCCGCCATCGGCGGCGGCGTGATCTTCGCCAAGACCGCGCTGCGGCTGACCGGCGTGGAGGTCGGCGACCCGCGGCTGCCGCTGCCGGCCGCGACCCCGGAGCAGACCGCCGCGCTGGCCGACGTGCTGCGCACCGTGGGCCTGGAGGTGGCCGCGTGACCGACGTGATCATTCCGCCGCGTCCGGGCAACAACCCGCCGCCGCTGGCCGACGGCGGCCTGCGCATCGTGGCGCTTGGCGGCATCGGCGAGGTCGGCCGGAACATGACCGTGTTCGAGCACGCCGGCCGGCTGCTCATCGTCGACTGCGGCGTGCTGTTCCCCGAGGACATGCAGCCCGGCGTCGACCTGATCCTGCCCGACTTCCGGGCCATCGAGAACCGCCTCGACGACATCGAGGCCATCGTGCTCACGCACGGCCACGAGGACCACATCGGCGCGGCGCCGTTCCTGCTGCGCAACCGGCCCGACGTGCCGGTGATCGGCTCCAAGTTCACGCTCGCGCTGCTGGCCGCCAAGTGCAAGGAGCACCGGCTCACGCCCGTGCTGGTCGAGGTGGCCGAGGGCGAGCGCACCCAGCACGGGCCGTTCGAGCTGGAGTACTTCGCCGTCAACCACTCCATCCCGGACGCCATCGCCATCGCCATCCGCACGGCGGCCGGCCTGGTGCTGCACACCGGCGACATCAAGCTGGACCAGCTGCCGCTGGACGGCCGGCTCACCGACCTGGCCGGCTTCCACCGGCTCGGCGACGAGGGCGTCGACCTGTTCCTGGTCGACTCCACCAACGCCGAGGTGCCCGGCTTCGTCACCCCCGAGCGGGAGATCGGGCCGGTGCTGGACCAGGTGATCCGCACCGCCACGCAGCGGGTGATCGTGGCCTGCTTCGCCAGCCACGTGCACCGCGTGCAGCAGATCCTCGACGTCGCCGTGAAGCACGGTCGCAAGGTCGCGCTGGTCGGCCGGTCCATGGTCCGCAACATGGGCATCGCCGCCGAGCTGGGGCTGCTGCACGTGCCCGAGGGGCTGCTCGTCGACCTGGACGCGGCGATGCTGATGCCCGAGGACGAGGTGCTGTTCGTGTCCACGGGCTCGCAGGGCGAGCCGCTGTCGGCGCTGTCCCGGATGGCCCGCGGCGAGCACCGGCAGATCTCCATCCGCTCCGGCGACACCGTCGTGCTGGCCAGCTCCATGATCCCCGGCAACGAGACCGCGGTGTTCGGCGTGGTCAACGG includes these proteins:
- a CDS encoding toxin-antitoxin system HicB family antitoxin; the protein is MDLTPYIATLREDLTTAAAAGDDQTRRTAAVLSAALEPAARLAIMNALSDLAAEVTASLDDHVVSLRLDGRDVQVVVTPTTAPSEADEPAAEETAFVGDPTGDISRITVRLMEELKAKAEQAASAQGQSLNAFVAQAVQGALNNQHRGGRGRGRNRGQWWDENQNWGRHGGGRGNWQGWNDQGPDRGRGGHGGSRVSGWVEG
- the thyX gene encoding FAD-dependent thymidylate synthase, with the translated sequence MTETVPLKVQLIAKTEFFPPADVPWTTDEDGGQALAEFAGRACYQSWSKPNPATATNAGYIRHIIEIGHLSVLEHGSVSFYLSGLSRSLTHELIRHRHFSYSQLSQRYVPERDAAMVEPEVIADDPELHAKFVAAAEASVKAYTELLEGLEKKFADVPSGTLRRKQARQAARAVLPNATETRIVVTGNYRAWRHFIAMRASEAADVEIRALAIECLRQLKKAAANVFDDFTISELPDGTEVASSPFVTEG
- a CDS encoding GNAT family N-acetyltransferase, yielding MAEASVRPAVLTDAEEIARIQRDTWRTAYRDLLPEDVLAGLDNTAAMRELVEEATATVVVATEGEWTVGFCVAGPAPDSEVAEADGSLPDDAATTGLVATLLVEPRWGRRGHGGRLLAAAAEALRNMGATRGVSWVPEADRASLNFYHSVGWQTDGVVRTLDAGGRPLREARVTGPLDLKLINS
- a CDS encoding ribonuclease J, translated to MTDVIIPPRPGNNPPPLADGGLRIVALGGIGEVGRNMTVFEHAGRLLIVDCGVLFPEDMQPGVDLILPDFRAIENRLDDIEAIVLTHGHEDHIGAAPFLLRNRPDVPVIGSKFTLALLAAKCKEHRLTPVLVEVAEGERTQHGPFELEYFAVNHSIPDAIAIAIRTAAGLVLHTGDIKLDQLPLDGRLTDLAGFHRLGDEGVDLFLVDSTNAEVPGFVTPEREIGPVLDQVIRTATQRVIVACFASHVHRVQQILDVAVKHGRKVALVGRSMVRNMGIAAELGLLHVPEGLLVDLDAAMLMPEDEVLFVSTGSQGEPLSALSRMARGEHRQISIRSGDTVVLASSMIPGNETAVFGVVNGLVRLGAHVVHQGNAKVHVSGHAAAGELLFLYNAVRPSNVMPVHGEWKHLRANAELAIRTGVAAEQVVIAEDGVVVDLVDGKAAISGRVEVGHVYVDGLSVGDVGESTLSDRLVLGEGGFISITVAVDTATGRAVAPPTISGRGFSDDPKALDQVVPLVEMELSRTEAEGITDTHRIAQSVRRVVGRWVAETYRRRPMIVPTVIPV
- a CDS encoding DUF4097 family beta strand repeat-containing protein — translated: MTESMPGNTGHVREEEFEATGPIEIDVAVGAGRIEVRLSERPGVRVTVRYDEDASDQWIPGLSGLLNWVSGQFGTPTEGSPDDAVRQTRIDLTGSRLVVRTPKPLPMRGVPLAIVVEAPNGSHVESKSGSATLVTTGSAGRLNVISGTGDVSVDRADGVASVNSGSAAVRLGPMMGGVRVKSGSGDIEVSSVGGRSALFTGSGDVWLGAVQSDVMVRTGTGDITVADAACGAIELVTGSGELRVAVRSGTAAMVDLVSHAGQARSELDVSSTPPAGKEPKLTVRGRTGSGNAVITTAVG
- the dapA gene encoding 4-hydroxy-tetrahydrodipicolinate synthase — translated: MTGSSTTAPARPFGRVLTAMITPFDRDGALDLDKAQELANRLVDRGHDGIVVNGTTGESPTTTESEKADVVRAVVDAVGDRAIVVSGAGSYDTAHSVRQVQLIEKAGAQGVLTVTPYYSRPPQAGVYAHFRAVADATGLPVMLYDIPPRTIVPIEVDTLRRLAEHPRIVAVKDAKGDLLAGSEVLASTDLAYYSGDDPLNLPWLTLGAAGMVSVIGHVVGNRLRAMVDAVDAGDLAAARAVHNELLPLHRAMSAIGGGVIFAKTALRLTGVEVGDPRLPLPAATPEQTAALADVLRTVGLEVAA
- a CDS encoding winged helix-turn-helix domain-containing protein; this encodes MSSMAARRTALAAQGFAQARPSGAVTRRHLQGVLARTQVLQLDSVNVAVRAHYAPLFSRLGNYPVELLDEAAWSHSARRPRLLVEYWAHVACLMPVSDWPLLRWRMRAHKEQPNAYWQSAGGERLAEEVLTAVKELGPITAGALEDQLGLKVERERGRGGWWNRSDVKRTCEYLFATGELTTGTRRGFERYYDLTERVLPPDVFSAPEVSPEDAARQLIAKSAVALGVATEPDLRDYYRLKPQSSQQAVAELVEDGVLEPVAVEGWRHQAYRHVDARTPRRVQARALLCPFDPLIWERDRTERLFDFFYRIEIYVPEPKRIHGYYVFPFLLGEDLVARVDLKADRAAGVLRVPGAFAELGVDHAEVAHELAEELRLMADWLGLDGVVVGKRGDLASRLGALV
- a CDS encoding TIGR03085 family metal-binding protein — translated: MGVASEERRLICEAFEDLGPDAPTLCEGWNARDLAAHLAVRERRLDASPGIMIKAFAPHTQRVQDAYAAKPWPQLVDLVRSGPPRLSPFGIPGFDELANTVEMFVHLEDLRRAQPDWEPRAPEPVRDAALWKMLSRSSKLTFRNSPVGVILRRANGSEVVAKRGPNTVTITGEPGELVLFLSGRDQVRLEFDGEQSAVARVKGLNRGI